The following proteins are encoded in a genomic region of Prionailurus viverrinus isolate Anna chromosome E3, UM_Priviv_1.0, whole genome shotgun sequence:
- the AIMP2 gene encoding aminoacyl tRNA synthase complex-interacting multifunctional protein 2 isoform X3: MSEQEESDPSLQALESRQDDILKRLYELKAAVDGLSKMIQTPDADVDVTNIIQADEPAAFSTSALDLNSVLGKDYGALKDIVINANPASPPLSLLVLHRLLCDHYRVLSTVHTHSAVKSVPENLLKCFGDQTKKQPRHEYQLGFTLIWKNVPKTQMKFSVQTMCPIEGEGNIARFLFSLFGQKQNAVNLTLIDSWVDIAVFQLKEGSGKEKAAVFRSMNSALGKSPWLVGNELTVADVVLWSVLQQTGGGSMTVPANVQKWMRACENLAPFNTALKLLQ; this comes from the exons GAAGAGTCCGACCCATCTCTTCAAGCCCTTGAGTCCCGCCAAGATGATATTTTGAAACGTCTCTATGAATTGAAAGCTGCGGTTGACGGCCTCTCGAAGATGATTCAGACACCAGACGCAGACGTGGACGTAACCAACATAATCCAAGCTGATGAGCCCGCTGCTTTCTCGACCAGCGCGTTGGACTTAAACTCAGTGCTTGGAAAG GATTACGGGGCGCTGAAAGACATCGTGATCAACGCAaaccctgcctcccctcccctgtccctgctcGTGCTGCACAGGCTCCTGTGTGACCACTACAGGGTCCTGTCCACCGTTCACACGCACTCTGCAGTTAAGAGTGTGCCAGAAAACCTCCTCAAGTGCTTCGGCGACCAGACCAAAAAACAGCCCCGTCACGAGTATCAGCTGGGTTTTACTCTAATTTGGAAGAATG TGCCGAAGACGCAGATGAAGTTCAGCGTCCAAACGATGTGTCCCATCGAAGGAGAAGGGAACATCGCCCGGTTTCTGTTCTCTCTGTTTGGCCAGAAGCAGAATGCTGTGAATTTAACCCTCATAGATAGCTGGGTAGATATAGCGGTTTTTCAGCTAAAAGAGGGAAGCGGTAAAGAAAAAGCCGCTGTGTTCCGCTCCATGAACTCCGCTCTAGGCAAGAGCCCCTGGCTGGTTGGGAATGAACTCACTGTGGCAGATGTGGTGCTGTGGTCCGTGCTCCAGCAGACGGGAGGCGGCAGCATGACAGTGCCGGCCAACGTGCAGAAGTGGATGAGGGCGTGTGAGAACCTGGCCCCCTTCAACACTGCGCTCAAGCTCCTTCAGTGA
- the AIMP2 gene encoding aminoacyl tRNA synthase complex-interacting multifunctional protein 2 isoform X4, giving the protein MIQTPDADVDVTNIIQADEPAAFSTSALDLNSVLGKDYGALKDIVINANPASPPLSLLVLHRLLCDHYRVLSTVHTHSAVKSVPENLLKCFGDQTKKQPRHEYQLGFTLIWKNVPKTQMKFSVQTMCPIEGEGNIARFLFSLFGQKQNAVNLTLIDSWVDIAVFQLKEGSGKEKAAVFRSMNSALGKSPWLVGNELTVADVVLWSVLQQTGGGSMTVPANVQKWMRACENLAPFNTALKLLQ; this is encoded by the exons ATGATTCAGACACCAGACGCAGACGTGGACGTAACCAACATAATCCAAGCTGATGAGCCCGCTGCTTTCTCGACCAGCGCGTTGGACTTAAACTCAGTGCTTGGAAAG GATTACGGGGCGCTGAAAGACATCGTGATCAACGCAaaccctgcctcccctcccctgtccctgctcGTGCTGCACAGGCTCCTGTGTGACCACTACAGGGTCCTGTCCACCGTTCACACGCACTCTGCAGTTAAGAGTGTGCCAGAAAACCTCCTCAAGTGCTTCGGCGACCAGACCAAAAAACAGCCCCGTCACGAGTATCAGCTGGGTTTTACTCTAATTTGGAAGAATG TGCCGAAGACGCAGATGAAGTTCAGCGTCCAAACGATGTGTCCCATCGAAGGAGAAGGGAACATCGCCCGGTTTCTGTTCTCTCTGTTTGGCCAGAAGCAGAATGCTGTGAATTTAACCCTCATAGATAGCTGGGTAGATATAGCGGTTTTTCAGCTAAAAGAGGGAAGCGGTAAAGAAAAAGCCGCTGTGTTCCGCTCCATGAACTCCGCTCTAGGCAAGAGCCCCTGGCTGGTTGGGAATGAACTCACTGTGGCAGATGTGGTGCTGTGGTCCGTGCTCCAGCAGACGGGAGGCGGCAGCATGACAGTGCCGGCCAACGTGCAGAAGTGGATGAGGGCGTGTGAGAACCTGGCCCCCTTCAACACTGCGCTCAAGCTCCTTCAGTGA
- the AIMP2 gene encoding aminoacyl tRNA synthase complex-interacting multifunctional protein 2 isoform X2: protein MPMYQEESDPSLQALESRQDDILKRLYELKAAVDGLSKMIQTPDADVDVTNIIQADEPAAFSTSALDLNSVLGKDYGALKDIVINANPASPPLSLLVLHRLLCDHYRVLSTVHTHSAVKSVPENLLKCFGDQTKKQPRHEYQLGFTLIWKNVPKTQMKFSVQTMCPIEGEGNIARFLFSLFGQKQNAVNLTLIDSWVDIAVFQLKEGSGKEKAAVFRSMNSALGKSPWLVGNELTVADVVLWSVLQQTGGGSMTVPANVQKWMRACENLAPFNTALKLLQ, encoded by the exons GAAGAGTCCGACCCATCTCTTCAAGCCCTTGAGTCCCGCCAAGATGATATTTTGAAACGTCTCTATGAATTGAAAGCTGCGGTTGACGGCCTCTCGAAGATGATTCAGACACCAGACGCAGACGTGGACGTAACCAACATAATCCAAGCTGATGAGCCCGCTGCTTTCTCGACCAGCGCGTTGGACTTAAACTCAGTGCTTGGAAAG GATTACGGGGCGCTGAAAGACATCGTGATCAACGCAaaccctgcctcccctcccctgtccctgctcGTGCTGCACAGGCTCCTGTGTGACCACTACAGGGTCCTGTCCACCGTTCACACGCACTCTGCAGTTAAGAGTGTGCCAGAAAACCTCCTCAAGTGCTTCGGCGACCAGACCAAAAAACAGCCCCGTCACGAGTATCAGCTGGGTTTTACTCTAATTTGGAAGAATG TGCCGAAGACGCAGATGAAGTTCAGCGTCCAAACGATGTGTCCCATCGAAGGAGAAGGGAACATCGCCCGGTTTCTGTTCTCTCTGTTTGGCCAGAAGCAGAATGCTGTGAATTTAACCCTCATAGATAGCTGGGTAGATATAGCGGTTTTTCAGCTAAAAGAGGGAAGCGGTAAAGAAAAAGCCGCTGTGTTCCGCTCCATGAACTCCGCTCTAGGCAAGAGCCCCTGGCTGGTTGGGAATGAACTCACTGTGGCAGATGTGGTGCTGTGGTCCGTGCTCCAGCAGACGGGAGGCGGCAGCATGACAGTGCCGGCCAACGTGCAGAAGTGGATGAGGGCGTGTGAGAACCTGGCCCCCTTCAACACTGCGCTCAAGCTCCTTCAGTGA